From a region of the Vagococcus coleopterorum genome:
- a CDS encoding UPF0223 family protein: MQENYSYPLDIEWSQTEMIQVMVMWQTLEDVYETGVLVDDFKKAYQAFKGVIKSIGEERQLGRDFEEASGYSLYHAVQESQKLSSGMKLKMNA, encoded by the coding sequence ATGCAAGAAAATTATAGTTATCCGCTAGATATTGAGTGGAGTCAGACTGAGATGATTCAAGTGATGGTCATGTGGCAGACGCTTGAAGATGTTTATGAAACGGGCGTTTTGGTTGATGATTTCAAAAAAGCCTATCAGGCGTTTAAAGGTGTCATAAAAAGTATTGGCGAAGAGCGTCAGTTAGGGAGAGATTTTGAAGAAGCCTCTGGTTACTCTCTGTATCATGCGGTTCAAGAAAGCCAGAAATTAAGTTCTGGAATGAAATTAAAGATGAATGCTTAG
- the typA gene encoding translational GTPase TypA: MKLREDIRNVAIIAHVDHGKTTVVDEMLKQSQTLDGRTALDERAMDSNDIEKERGITILAKNTAIKYNDKQINILDTPGHADFGGEVERIMKMVDGVILVVDAYEGTMPQTRFVLKKALEQKLTPIVLVNKIDKPSARPAEVVDEVLELLIELGADDDQLEFPVIYASALNGTSSLSDNPADQEETMNPVFETILEHIPAPIDNSDEPLQFQVSLLDYNDYVGRIGIGRVFRGTIKVGDSVSLMKLDGTAKNFRVTKIFGFFGLDRVEIQEAKAGDLIAVSGMEDIFVGETVTPVDAQDALPILHIDEPTLQMTFLVNNSPFAGREGKFVTSRKIEERLVSQLQTDVSLKVENTDSPDAWTVSGRGELHLSILIENMRREGYELQVSRPEVIVKEIDGVKCEPFERVQIDTPEEHMGSIIESLSQRKGEMQDMVHTGNGQIRLTFLAPARGLIGYTTEFMSMTRGYGIMNHTFDQYLPMINGTIGGRRNGALVSIDTGKATTYSIMSIEERGTVFVEPTTEVYEGMVIGENSRENDLTVNITKAKQMTNVRSANKDQTSVIKKAKVMSLEESLEFLNDDEYCEVTPESIRLRKKILNKAEREKSQKNKKRAD, translated from the coding sequence GTGAAATTAAGAGAAGATATTCGTAACGTTGCCATTATCGCCCACGTCGATCACGGTAAAACAACAGTTGTAGATGAAATGTTAAAACAATCGCAAACATTAGATGGCCGTACAGCCTTAGATGAACGCGCAATGGATTCAAATGATATTGAAAAAGAACGTGGTATTACAATTTTAGCTAAAAATACTGCCATTAAATATAATGACAAACAAATCAACATTCTAGATACACCAGGACATGCCGATTTCGGTGGAGAAGTTGAACGTATTATGAAAATGGTTGATGGTGTTATCTTAGTAGTCGATGCTTACGAAGGTACAATGCCACAAACACGTTTCGTATTGAAAAAAGCGTTAGAACAAAAATTAACACCAATCGTATTAGTAAATAAAATTGACAAACCATCTGCACGACCTGCAGAAGTTGTTGATGAAGTATTAGAATTGCTTATCGAGTTAGGTGCTGATGATGATCAATTAGAGTTCCCAGTTATTTATGCATCAGCATTAAACGGAACATCAAGTTTATCAGATAATCCAGCGGATCAAGAAGAAACAATGAACCCTGTGTTTGAAACTATTTTAGAACACATCCCAGCTCCAATTGATAATAGCGATGAGCCATTACAATTCCAAGTATCATTACTTGATTACAATGACTACGTTGGTCGTATCGGGATTGGCCGTGTTTTCCGCGGAACAATCAAAGTTGGCGATAGCGTGTCATTAATGAAATTAGACGGAACAGCTAAAAACTTCCGTGTGACTAAAATCTTTGGTTTCTTCGGTTTAGACCGTGTTGAAATTCAAGAAGCAAAAGCTGGTGACTTAATCGCCGTTTCAGGTATGGAAGATATCTTCGTTGGGGAAACTGTGACTCCAGTTGATGCTCAAGATGCTTTACCAATCCTACATATTGATGAACCAACACTACAAATGACATTCTTAGTAAATAACTCTCCATTTGCTGGACGTGAAGGTAAATTCGTAACGTCTCGTAAAATTGAAGAACGTTTAGTATCACAATTACAAACTGACGTGTCTCTTAAAGTTGAAAATACAGATTCACCAGATGCTTGGACTGTTTCAGGTCGTGGGGAATTACACTTATCAATCTTAATCGAAAACATGCGTCGTGAAGGTTACGAGTTACAAGTATCTCGTCCTGAAGTTATCGTTAAAGAAATTGATGGCGTGAAATGCGAACCGTTTGAACGCGTTCAAATCGATACTCCAGAAGAACACATGGGTTCAATTATCGAATCATTAAGCCAACGTAAAGGTGAAATGCAAGACATGGTCCACACTGGTAACGGTCAAATCCGTTTAACTTTCTTAGCACCAGCGCGTGGTTTAATCGGTTATACAACTGAATTTATGTCAATGACTCGTGGTTATGGAATCATGAACCACACATTCGATCAATACTTACCAATGATCAATGGTACAATTGGTGGCCGTCGTAACGGTGCCCTAGTTTCTATCGATACTGGTAAAGCAACAACATACTCAATCATGAGTATTGAAGAACGTGGTACAGTCTTTGTTGAACCAACAACAGAAGTTTACGAAGGAATGGTTATCGGTGAAAACTCACGTGAGAACGATTTAACTGTAAACATCACTAAAGCGAAACAAATGACTAACGTTCGTTCTGCGAATAAAGACCAAACAAGTGTTATCAAAAAAGCTAAAGTGATGTCTTTAGAAGAATCATTAGAATTCTTGAACGATGATGAATACTGTGAAGTAACTCCAGAAAGCATCCGTTTACGTAAAAAAATTCTTAACAAAGCTGAGCGTGAAAAATCTCAAAAGAACAAAAAACGTGCAGATTAA
- a CDS encoding sensor histidine kinase, with amino-acid sequence MKYLLQQMLAFWVIIVTVLIIVGVAFTQFTKDAVLDTTYEQMSNYADAIQLNSMDQPSQLVPNIQLTERALKNQRILFMVVDANETVQYPHSVQGSKPRFITEEDWQQLENGRGGSVRKTLEAPGLSGKDSVMSAMVLTPLFLSDGNKTVFYGAMAVLQPIEYMEKSIKDLTQNLFKAFLVSSVVALIVSYLLAKVQVKRINGMKRATKEIAEGNFAVEVKVKGNDELAELAQDFNTMANSLEESQKEIERQEERRRQFMADAAHEMRTPLTTINGLLEGLAYQAIPKNQEEKCISLMRNETTRLIRLVNENLDYEKIRTNQINLLIQEFDATDMANQIAEQLTPKAEEVGNEIKVLTTDKVSVTADFDRFVQVLVNIVQNAIQFTEDGLIQISLTQLTEGTEVLISDTGIGMTEDELKNIWERYYKADPSRKNTKHGESGLGLSIVQQIMKLHKGTVDVTSEKGKGTTFKLFFPKNEITEQIPTSAK; translated from the coding sequence ATGAAGTATTTACTACAACAGATGCTAGCATTTTGGGTCATTATTGTCACAGTTTTGATAATTGTTGGGGTTGCTTTTACCCAGTTTACGAAAGATGCCGTGCTTGATACAACCTATGAACAAATGTCTAACTACGCCGATGCAATTCAATTAAACAGTATGGATCAACCCAGTCAGCTTGTTCCAAATATTCAGTTAACTGAGCGTGCATTGAAAAACCAACGAATTTTATTTATGGTGGTAGATGCGAATGAAACCGTTCAATACCCACATTCAGTACAAGGGTCAAAACCGCGTTTTATTACGGAAGAAGATTGGCAGCAATTGGAAAATGGGCGAGGTGGCTCTGTTAGGAAAACTTTGGAAGCACCAGGTTTGAGCGGCAAAGATAGCGTGATGTCAGCTATGGTCTTAACACCGTTATTTCTCTCCGATGGCAATAAGACGGTTTTTTATGGGGCGATGGCGGTGTTACAACCGATTGAATATATGGAAAAAAGCATCAAAGATTTGACACAAAATTTATTCAAAGCCTTTTTAGTCTCTAGTGTAGTTGCCTTGATTGTGAGTTATTTATTAGCTAAAGTCCAAGTGAAACGCATTAATGGGATGAAACGTGCAACGAAAGAAATTGCTGAGGGTAATTTTGCTGTTGAAGTGAAGGTGAAGGGGAATGATGAGTTAGCTGAACTAGCTCAAGACTTTAACACCATGGCCAATTCGTTGGAAGAATCGCAAAAAGAAATTGAACGGCAGGAAGAACGCCGGCGTCAATTTATGGCAGATGCTGCTCATGAAATGCGCACGCCGTTAACGACTATCAATGGCTTACTTGAAGGTTTAGCTTATCAGGCAATCCCGAAAAACCAAGAAGAAAAATGTATTTCTTTGATGCGCAATGAAACGACACGCTTAATAAGGTTGGTAAATGAAAACTTGGATTATGAAAAAATTCGAACGAATCAAATTAATTTGTTAATCCAAGAATTTGATGCCACCGATATGGCCAATCAAATTGCTGAACAATTAACACCAAAAGCCGAAGAAGTGGGCAATGAAATTAAAGTCTTGACGACAGATAAAGTATCAGTAACAGCTGATTTTGATCGGTTTGTGCAAGTGCTCGTGAACATTGTTCAAAATGCGATTCAGTTTACGGAAGACGGTTTAATTCAAATTAGTTTGACGCAATTGACTGAAGGAACTGAGGTGCTGATTTCTGATACTGGAATCGGCATGACCGAAGATGAATTAAAAAATATTTGGGAACGTTATTACAAAGCAGATCCCTCTCGAAAAAACACCAAACACGGAGAATCGGGCTTAGGTCTATCTATTGTGCAGCAAATCATGAAACTTCATAAAGGGACAGTTGATGTTACTAGTGAAAAAGGGAAAGGGACAACCTTTAAACTGTTCTTTCCTAAAAATGAGATAACTGAACAAATTCCAACTTCAGCAAAATAA
- a CDS encoding cold-shock protein has protein sequence MEQGKVKWFNNEKGFGFIEMEGGDDVFVHFSAIQGDGFKSLEEGQAVEFSVVDGDRGPQAAEVTKL, from the coding sequence ATGGAACAAGGTAAAGTGAAATGGTTTAACAACGAAAAAGGTTTTGGATTTATCGAAATGGAAGGCGGAGACGATGTATTCGTACACTTCTCAGCAATTCAAGGTGACGGATTCAAATCATTAGAAGAAGGTCAAGCAGTTGAGTTTTCAGTAGTAGATGGCGACAGAGGCCCTCAAGCAGCTGAAGTTACTAAACTTTAA